In a genomic window of Aggregatimonas sangjinii:
- a CDS encoding GNAT family N-acetyltransferase — translation MKYTIRPAAADDMPELLDLIQELASFEKEAHAVEVTVADLTAAGFGDEKLFHCFVAEAGNSVVGAALVYPRYSTWKGPVLHLEDLIVTEKLRGSGIGNALLTEVVKYGHGLGVKRISWEVLDWNEPAIAFYEKKGANVMRDWDVVQLNEEGMKTFLENV, via the coding sequence ATGAAGTACACAATTCGACCTGCAGCGGCAGATGACATGCCGGAGCTTTTGGATCTGATTCAAGAACTGGCATCTTTTGAGAAGGAAGCACATGCTGTGGAAGTAACCGTTGCCGATTTAACGGCGGCCGGTTTCGGTGATGAAAAACTGTTTCATTGCTTTGTGGCCGAAGCGGGGAACAGTGTCGTGGGAGCCGCTTTGGTGTACCCAAGGTATTCTACTTGGAAAGGACCTGTTCTGCATCTGGAAGATTTGATCGTTACCGAAAAATTACGCGGGAGCGGAATAGGGAATGCCTTATTGACCGAGGTCGTAAAATACGGTCATGGTCTTGGGGTAAAGCGTATTAGCTGGGAAGTGCTGGATTGGAACGAGCCTGCGATTGCCTTTTATGAGAAGAAAGGGGCAAATGTCATGAGGGATTGGGATGTGGTGCAATTGAACGAGGAAGGAATGAAAACGTTTTTGGAAAACGTATGA
- the fbp gene encoding class 1 fructose-bisphosphatase, translating into MTQKNQTLGEFIIDNQSSFQYSSGELSKLINAIRLAAKVVNHQVNKAGLVDILGAAGDTNVQGEDQQKLDVFANDKFIQTLRNREIVCGIASEEEDSFITINSNDKKHQNKYVVLIDPLDGSSNVDVNVSVGTIFSIYRRITPVGTPVTLEDFLQPGNKQVAAGYVVYGTSTMLVYTTGDGVNGFTLNPALGTFYLSHPNMQFPETGKIYSVNEGNYVHFHQGVKDYIKYCQQEEGDRPYTSRYIGSLVSDFHRNMIKGGIYMYPKSSVTESGKLRLLYECNPMAFLAEQANGLARGGRNRIMDIQPTELHQRVPFFCGSRKMVEKLQEFLDKYH; encoded by the coding sequence ATGACCCAAAAAAATCAGACCCTCGGAGAGTTTATTATCGACAACCAATCTTCCTTTCAGTATTCTTCAGGAGAACTTTCAAAATTGATCAACGCCATCCGCTTGGCGGCAAAAGTGGTGAACCATCAAGTGAACAAGGCCGGTTTGGTCGACATTCTCGGTGCGGCCGGCGATACCAACGTACAAGGGGAAGACCAACAGAAATTGGATGTTTTCGCAAACGATAAATTCATTCAGACCTTACGAAATCGGGAAATCGTTTGTGGTATCGCTTCCGAAGAAGAGGATAGTTTTATTACCATCAATAGCAACGATAAAAAACACCAAAATAAATATGTGGTGCTTATCGATCCTTTAGACGGATCTTCAAATGTTGATGTGAACGTATCGGTCGGGACTATTTTTTCAATTTATCGGCGGATTACTCCGGTCGGTACCCCGGTGACCTTGGAAGATTTTCTACAACCCGGAAACAAACAAGTAGCCGCCGGGTATGTGGTATACGGCACCTCAACAATGCTGGTCTATACGACGGGTGATGGCGTGAACGGCTTTACCCTAAATCCCGCCTTGGGTACGTTTTACCTGTCCCACCCGAATATGCAATTTCCCGAAACCGGTAAAATTTATTCGGTAAACGAAGGAAACTACGTGCATTTTCATCAAGGGGTCAAGGATTATATCAAATACTGCCAGCAAGAAGAAGGGGACCGGCCCTACACCTCTCGGTATATCGGCTCTTTGGTCTCCGATTTTCATCGAAATATGATCAAAGGCGGTATTTATATGTACCCTAAAAGCTCCGTTACCGAAAGTGGCAAACTACGTTTACTCTACGAATGCAACCCCATGGCCTTTCTAGCGGAACAGGCAAATGGCTTGGCCAGAGGAGGTCGAAATCGGATCATGGACATTCAGCCAACGGAACTACACCAACGGGTACCCTTTTTCTGTGGAAGCCGAAAAATGGTCGAAAAACTTCAGGAATTTTTGGATAAGTACCATTGA
- a CDS encoding TerB family tellurite resistance protein has product MGFSDLYTSGEHRRNLAHFASIATLAAIDGEVSSEEKHMLDRFAKKLDITPSEYEEVMKKENKYPIVPPHDSEKRLERLYDLFRIIFADHLIDDEEMVLLKKYAIGLGYSGEKADEIIEKSVAIFSGRIDFEDYQYLLKN; this is encoded by the coding sequence ATGGGTTTTTCAGATTTGTATACGAGTGGTGAACACCGCAGAAATTTGGCGCATTTCGCGTCGATAGCGACCTTGGCCGCCATTGATGGGGAAGTGAGTTCAGAAGAAAAACATATGCTGGACCGTTTTGCCAAGAAGCTGGATATTACACCGTCGGAATATGAAGAGGTGATGAAGAAGGAAAATAAATATCCGATCGTGCCTCCGCACGATTCCGAAAAGCGGTTAGAGCGGTTGTACGACCTGTTCCGGATTATTTTCGCGGACCATTTGATCGACGATGAGGAGATGGTATTGTTAAAGAAATACGCTATCGGCCTAGGGTATTCCGGGGAAAAAGCGGACGAGATCATCGAGAAGTCCGTTGCGATTTTCAGTGGCCGGATCGATTTTGAGGATTATCAGTATCTGCTTAAAAATTGA
- a CDS encoding ligase-associated DNA damage response exonuclease has product MKKPLLEFTNKGIYCSAAKVYLDPWQPVNHAIISHGHADHSRYGHKHYITHHRNVPIISHRLGDINVVGKEWGETFVVNNVKFSLHPAGHIIGSSQIRVEHKGEIWVFTGDYKTENDGISTPYELVQCDTFITECTFGLPAFKWTPQKEVLHDINQWWAANRAEGKTSILFGYSLGKAQRLLKYLNPEIGKIYTHGAIENMTRVLRPLVDFPDTTLITRETKKDELLGNIVLAPPSAHGSTWIRKMVPYVTASASGWMTFRGARRRRAIDKGFVLSDHCDWQGLLESIEATGAEKIICTHGYTEIFSRYLREQGYDARTEETQYEGELGELNATKEEPVAIE; this is encoded by the coding sequence ATGAAAAAACCGCTTTTAGAATTCACGAACAAGGGCATTTACTGCAGTGCCGCCAAGGTCTATCTCGACCCGTGGCAACCGGTGAACCATGCCATTATCTCCCATGGTCATGCCGACCATAGCCGCTATGGGCACAAGCACTACATTACCCATCACCGCAACGTACCCATTATTTCGCACCGCTTGGGAGACATCAATGTCGTTGGCAAAGAATGGGGCGAGACCTTTGTCGTGAACAACGTAAAATTTTCTTTGCATCCCGCCGGCCATATCATCGGTTCGTCGCAAATCCGTGTAGAACACAAGGGGGAGATCTGGGTCTTTACCGGCGATTACAAAACCGAAAACGACGGTATTTCGACACCTTACGAGCTCGTGCAATGCGATACGTTCATTACGGAGTGTACCTTTGGCCTACCCGCCTTTAAATGGACTCCCCAAAAGGAAGTACTGCACGACATCAACCAATGGTGGGCGGCAAACCGGGCCGAGGGCAAAACATCGATACTCTTTGGGTACAGCCTCGGAAAAGCACAACGGCTTTTGAAATACCTGAACCCCGAAATCGGAAAAATCTATACCCACGGTGCCATTGAAAACATGACCCGAGTGCTACGGCCTTTGGTCGATTTTCCGGACACGACCTTGATTACCAGGGAAACCAAGAAAGATGAATTGCTCGGCAATATCGTCTTGGCCCCGCCCAGCGCCCATGGCAGTACTTGGATCCGTAAAATGGTGCCTTATGTGACCGCTTCCGCCAGCGGATGGATGACCTTCCGGGGCGCTAGAAGACGCCGGGCCATAGATAAGGGTTTCGTGCTCAGCGATCATTGCGATTGGCAAGGGCTCTTGGAAAGCATCGAGGCCACCGGGGCCGAAAAAATCATCTGTACCCATGGATATACCGAAATCTTTTCGCGCTACCTACGGGAACAAGGCTATGACGCCCGAACCGAGGAAACCCAGTACGAAGGGGAACTGGGAGAGCTGAATGCCACCAAGGAAGAACCTGTAGCTATTGAATGA
- a CDS encoding ATP-dependent DNA ligase, with amino-acid sequence MKNFASLIKTLDSTNKTNVKVQALADYFSVANDADKVWTIAILSHRRPPRPVNTTLLREWASDLANIPLWLFEESYHIVGDLAETIALVIPSTKTSTEKNLTQFLEEMIALKKKSDEDKKSYLYDNWKTLDYYERFVFTKLITGGFRIGVSQKLMTRALSKATEIDEDILAYKLMGNWDPNTISFQELILEENASDYLSKPYPFYLAYAIEGEVADLGDVAEWSAEHKWDGIRSQVILRDDAIFVWSRGEELVTDKYPEFNAFVGVVPNGTVIDGEILPYPKGQIGTFNDLQTRIGRKTVSKALLEKVPVILKAYDILEWEGKDIRELPFIERRKHLEQLYKKVSQSPLQADSVPIPLHLSATIHFTSWDDVAEERQRAREMRSEGLMLKRRDSPYLVGRKKGDWWKWKVDPLTIDAVLTYAMRGHGRRSNLFTDYTFALWNENDAGEKELVTFAKAYSGLTDAEFRKVDAWIKKNTLERFGPVRSVTPHHVFEIAFEGIALSKRHKSGVATRFPRILRWRQDKKIEDANTLDDLKALIPSETAG; translated from the coding sequence ATGAAAAATTTCGCTTCCCTTATCAAAACCCTAGACAGCACCAATAAAACCAATGTAAAGGTACAGGCCTTGGCCGACTACTTTAGCGTGGCCAATGATGCCGACAAGGTATGGACCATCGCCATTCTTTCGCATCGCAGACCGCCACGGCCGGTGAACACCACCCTCTTAAGGGAATGGGCATCCGATCTGGCCAATATCCCCTTGTGGCTTTTCGAGGAGAGCTATCATATCGTAGGCGATCTGGCCGAAACCATAGCCTTGGTCATTCCGTCTACGAAAACATCCACCGAAAAAAACCTGACCCAGTTCTTAGAGGAGATGATCGCGCTGAAGAAGAAGTCGGACGAGGACAAAAAATCCTACCTCTATGACAATTGGAAAACCCTCGATTATTACGAACGCTTTGTATTCACGAAATTGATTACGGGTGGCTTCCGTATCGGGGTGAGCCAAAAACTAATGACTAGGGCCCTATCGAAAGCCACGGAAATAGATGAGGATATTCTGGCCTATAAGCTTATGGGTAATTGGGATCCGAATACCATTTCGTTTCAGGAACTCATCTTGGAGGAAAATGCCAGTGATTACCTTTCCAAACCCTATCCCTTTTATCTGGCCTACGCGATAGAGGGCGAAGTGGCCGACTTGGGCGACGTAGCGGAGTGGTCGGCAGAACACAAATGGGATGGCATTCGCTCCCAGGTTATTTTACGGGATGATGCCATTTTCGTGTGGAGCCGCGGGGAGGAATTGGTGACCGATAAATATCCCGAGTTCAATGCCTTTGTTGGGGTGGTTCCGAATGGTACGGTCATAGACGGGGAAATATTGCCGTATCCCAAGGGTCAAATCGGTACTTTTAACGACCTGCAAACACGCATCGGTCGCAAAACAGTTTCGAAGGCCTTGCTGGAAAAGGTTCCCGTTATCCTAAAGGCATACGATATATTGGAATGGGAGGGCAAAGACATTCGCGAACTTCCCTTTATCGAACGAAGAAAACACTTGGAACAATTATACAAAAAGGTAAGCCAAAGTCCGCTTCAGGCGGACAGCGTGCCAATCCCGCTGCATCTCTCCGCTACCATTCACTTTACTTCATGGGACGACGTAGCCGAAGAACGCCAACGTGCCCGTGAAATGCGGAGCGAGGGGCTGATGCTAAAACGTAGAGATTCTCCCTATTTGGTCGGCCGTAAAAAAGGCGACTGGTGGAAATGGAAAGTCGACCCGCTGACCATCGACGCCGTGCTCACTTACGCCATGCGCGGCCACGGGCGCCGTAGCAACTTGTTTACCGATTATACCTTCGCCCTTTGGAACGAAAACGACGCAGGGGAAAAAGAGCTGGTCACCTTTGCCAAAGCCTATTCGGGGCTGACCGATGCCGAGTTCCGAAAGGTAGATGCGTGGATCAAAAAAAATACCTTGGAACGTTTCGGCCCCGTACGTTCGGTTACGCCACATCATGTTTTTGAAATCGCCTTTGAAGGCATCGCCCTTTCAAAACGGCACAAGAGCGGGGTCGCCACCCGCTTTCCGCGAATTTTAAGATGGCGGCAGGATAAAAAGATTGAAGATGCGAATACGTTGGATGATCTAAAGGCATTGATTCCGAGCGAAACTGCCGGGTAG
- a CDS encoding GIY-YIG nuclease family protein, translating into MERVAINSRKRFNRQLCCVHNLEKKGYTSITTNKNKTVLYAGATNAIERRLNEHHYRIYPNTFTKRYNYYVLIYFEECEEVNNAFVRERQLKSWRRKKKEELINASNTNGEDIELVSSSSE; encoded by the coding sequence GTGGAGCGTGTAGCAATTAATAGCCGAAAAAGGTTCAATAGACAGCTGTGCTGCGTGCACAATCTAGAGAAGAAGGGATATACATCCATCACAACAAATAAAAATAAGACCGTACTGTATGCCGGTGCAACGAATGCTATTGAACGTAGACTAAATGAGCATCATTACAGAATTTACCCGAATACTTTTACAAAACGATACAATTATTATGTTTTGATTTATTTTGAAGAATGCGAAGAAGTGAACAATGCATTTGTGAGAGAACGTCAGCTAAAATCATGGCGTAGAAAAAAGAAAGAAGAATTGATAAACGCCAGTAATACGAATGGGGAAGACATCGAACTCGTCTCGAGTTCATCGGAATGA
- a CDS encoding ligase-associated DNA damage response DEXH box helicase → MTNREQLYEIADNWFAAQDWKPFPFQKQTWKAFLQGKHGLLNAPTGSGKTYALWFPIVLNYIKNNPEYRTKHKKGLKAIWITPLRALSQEIKQSAERVTADLGTQMTVGIRSGDTSTKERAQQKKQMPDLLITTPESLQLLLATKGYDKIFKDCAAIVVDEWHELLGTKRGVQMELGLSRLRALSKKIRIWGISATIGNLEEAREVLLGPTSQALENSVMIKANLKKKITVKSIIPKEMETFPWRGHLGLRLLEDVVPVINNSKTTLLFTNTRSQCEIWFQKLLEKHPEYAGEIAMHHGSINKETRVWVENAIRDGSLKAVVCTSSLDLGVDFAPVETVVQIGGPKGVARFLQRAGRSGHRPGKESLIYFLPTHAIELIEASALQRAVQQRAVEDRMPYLNSFDVLLQYLTTLAISNGFYPHEIFHEIKQTFCYQAVTEEQWQWLLNFLVMGSQSLQSYDEYKKVEIEEDGLFKVNNRGIAMRHRFQIGTIVGDANLTVRYQKGGYIGSIEEYFVSKLTRGDVFTFAGRNLEFIRIKEMQVHVKNSSKKTSKVPAWAGGRMTLSAQMSKLLREELYTANQDRKHQSKEIRSLDHIFKRQRRESIVPNPDEFLIETFKTRDGYHHIFYPFEGRFVHEAMGSLLGYRISLLSPITFSLAFNDYGFEMLSDKEIDMQQVLDNNLFTTDYMLDDLQKSLNSTEMARRKFRDIAVISGMVFTGYPNKGIKMKHLQSNSQLLFDVFRDYEADNLLFQQAFTETFEHQLEEGRLRLALERIATQTIVWKACDQVTPFSFPLITDRLSREKLSSEKLADRIKRMTAILMKK, encoded by the coding sequence ATGACGAACAGAGAACAACTTTACGAAATAGCCGACAACTGGTTTGCCGCGCAGGACTGGAAGCCTTTCCCCTTTCAGAAACAGACGTGGAAGGCCTTTCTACAGGGCAAACACGGACTCCTAAACGCCCCAACGGGCAGCGGAAAGACCTATGCGCTTTGGTTTCCGATTGTGTTGAACTACATTAAAAATAATCCGGAGTACCGCACCAAACATAAGAAGGGCTTGAAGGCCATATGGATCACCCCCCTACGTGCCCTCTCCCAAGAAATCAAACAATCGGCCGAAAGGGTTACCGCCGATTTGGGGACCCAGATGACCGTTGGTATCCGTTCCGGGGATACCTCGACCAAAGAGCGCGCCCAGCAAAAAAAGCAAATGCCCGATTTGCTCATCACCACCCCAGAGAGCTTGCAATTATTGTTGGCGACCAAGGGCTATGATAAAATCTTCAAGGATTGCGCTGCCATTGTCGTTGACGAATGGCACGAACTGCTCGGTACCAAACGTGGTGTTCAGATGGAACTCGGTCTTTCCCGACTGCGGGCACTTTCCAAAAAAATTCGGATATGGGGCATTTCGGCCACCATCGGCAATTTAGAGGAAGCACGCGAAGTGTTGCTGGGCCCCACCTCCCAAGCCTTGGAAAACTCGGTCATGATCAAGGCCAACCTTAAAAAGAAGATTACGGTCAAGAGCATCATCCCCAAGGAAATGGAAACCTTTCCCTGGCGTGGCCACTTGGGGCTGCGTTTGTTGGAAGATGTGGTACCGGTCATCAACAACAGCAAGACCACGCTCTTGTTCACCAATACCCGAAGCCAGTGCGAAATCTGGTTTCAAAAATTACTGGAAAAACATCCCGAATACGCCGGTGAAATCGCCATGCACCACGGTAGCATCAACAAAGAGACCCGGGTCTGGGTAGAAAATGCGATACGGGACGGAAGCCTAAAGGCAGTCGTCTGCACCTCGAGTCTGGACCTGGGGGTCGATTTTGCCCCCGTGGAGACGGTGGTACAGATCGGTGGACCAAAGGGTGTCGCGCGCTTTTTACAACGGGCCGGGCGTAGCGGGCACCGACCCGGCAAGGAAAGCCTTATTTATTTTTTACCGACCCACGCCATTGAATTGATCGAGGCCTCGGCCTTACAGCGGGCGGTACAGCAAAGGGCGGTAGAAGATCGTATGCCCTACCTGAACAGTTTTGATGTGCTGTTGCAATACCTGACCACCCTGGCCATCTCGAATGGCTTTTATCCGCATGAAATCTTTCACGAAATCAAGCAGACATTCTGTTACCAGGCGGTGACGGAAGAACAGTGGCAGTGGCTGTTGAACTTTCTGGTCATGGGCAGCCAGAGCCTGCAATCCTATGACGAATACAAGAAGGTCGAAATCGAAGAGGACGGCCTGTTCAAAGTGAACAATCGCGGTATTGCCATGCGGCACCGTTTTCAGATCGGGACCATCGTAGGCGATGCCAATCTTACGGTACGGTACCAAAAAGGAGGCTATATCGGATCCATAGAGGAATATTTCGTTTCCAAATTGACCCGTGGCGATGTCTTTACCTTCGCCGGTCGCAATCTGGAATTCATACGCATTAAGGAGATGCAGGTGCACGTAAAAAATTCCAGCAAGAAAACCAGCAAGGTGCCCGCATGGGCCGGGGGACGCATGACCCTTTCGGCCCAGATGTCGAAACTACTGCGGGAAGAACTCTACACCGCCAATCAAGACCGAAAACACCAATCGAAGGAAATCAGGTCGCTCGACCATATTTTTAAACGGCAGCGTCGGGAAAGCATCGTACCGAATCCCGATGAGTTTTTAATCGAGACCTTTAAGACCCGCGATGGTTACCATCATATTTTTTACCCCTTCGAGGGGCGTTTTGTACACGAGGCCATGGGCAGTTTATTGGGCTATCGTATTAGTTTGCTGTCCCCCATCACCTTTTCCCTGGCTTTTAACGATTATGGTTTCGAGATGCTCTCGGACAAGGAAATAGATATGCAACAGGTATTGGATAATAATCTGTTCACCACGGATTATATGTTGGACGATTTACAGAAAAGTCTGAACTCTACCGAGATGGCACGGCGTAAGTTCCGGGATATTGCGGTCATTAGTGGTATGGTGTTTACGGGCTACCCCAATAAGGGTATAAAAATGAAACACCTACAAAGTAATTCGCAGTTGCTATTTGACGTATTTCGGGATTATGAGGCCGACAATCTGTTGTTCCAGCAGGCCTTTACGGAGACCTTCGAGCACCAATTGGAGGAAGGCCGTTTGCGACTGGCCCTGGAACGTATCGCGACCCAAACCATCGTTTGGAAGGCCTGTGACCAGGTCACCCCCTTCTCTTTTCCGTTGATTACCGATCGGTTAAGCCGTGAAAAACTTTCGAGCGAAAAACTGGCCGATCGTATCAAACGGATGACCGCCATTTTGATGAAAAAATAA
- a CDS encoding serine hydrolase domain-containing protein, with protein MELKLSSLLLFLLTFSGVVSCQSQDNLGNFISNECDSLLRNGEIKSLSVGVIKNGKIYKFHKGKLTNGKSPSKHTLYEIASLTKTFTGTLLAKAILDKKVGLDDDIRKYLPESYPNLEFNGQPITFRSLVTHTSGLPNMFPNRPEIFENPDWDELPFRINELQTGFTEKQFLEELHQVKLDTVSGYKFSYSNSGANLLGLCLERMYKNPYEDLVKNHILKPLEMENTYVGISNNNSQFLAKGLNVKGIEMPARAEKELNAEGGIISTLDDMIKYMQFGLDTNNPLIQISHQELFDGKYGDFENGLFWQIFKNGEKARKIFQNGGAFGTSSWMTLLPETNTGVFIITNVSGPEVHQKLSILADKIIEHAE; from the coding sequence ATGGAATTAAAACTATCCTCTTTATTACTATTTCTTTTGACCTTTTCAGGAGTTGTAAGCTGTCAAAGTCAGGACAATTTGGGCAATTTCATTAGCAATGAATGCGACTCTTTACTAAGAAATGGAGAAATAAAATCGCTTTCGGTTGGAGTTATAAAAAATGGCAAAATTTACAAATTCCATAAAGGCAAATTGACCAACGGCAAAAGTCCGAGCAAACATACTCTTTATGAAATAGCTTCTTTAACGAAAACCTTTACAGGCACTTTATTGGCAAAAGCAATTTTGGACAAAAAAGTTGGACTTGATGATGATATAAGAAAATATCTACCCGAAAGTTACCCAAACTTGGAATTCAACGGACAGCCTATTACATTCAGGTCTTTGGTAACCCACACAAGCGGATTACCGAACATGTTTCCCAATCGACCCGAAATATTTGAGAACCCAGATTGGGACGAACTACCTTTTAGAATTAACGAATTACAGACTGGATTTACCGAAAAACAATTCTTGGAGGAACTGCATCAAGTAAAATTGGATACGGTATCGGGTTATAAATTTAGTTATTCAAACTCGGGTGCAAACCTACTAGGCTTGTGCCTTGAAAGAATGTATAAAAACCCATACGAGGATTTAGTAAAAAATCACATTCTCAAACCCTTGGAAATGGAAAACACCTATGTCGGAATTTCTAATAATAACAGTCAATTTTTAGCCAAAGGACTAAATGTCAAAGGAATCGAAATGCCCGCAAGAGCCGAAAAAGAACTAAATGCCGAGGGAGGTATAATTTCAACTCTCGATGATATGATAAAATATATGCAATTCGGATTAGATACAAACAACCCATTAATTCAAATTTCTCATCAAGAATTGTTTGACGGTAAATACGGGGATTTTGAAAACGGATTGTTTTGGCAAATCTTTAAAAATGGAGAAAAGGCGAGAAAGATTTTTCAAAATGGTGGAGCATTCGGGACTTCAAGTTGGATGACCTTATTACCAGAAACTAACACAGGAGTATTTATCATAACCAATGTTTCTGGGCCTGAAGTGCATCAAAAATTGAGCATTTTAGCGGACAAAATAATTGAACACGCGGAATAA
- a CDS encoding IS1182 family transposase, translating into MQGKKDYQEKLFAHFQLSERIPKDNFYRRLKSAIDLDFLYKLTKGYYGDSGQKSIDPVVFFKLCLVCYLENIISDRKLIDHCSMRLDILYFIGYGIDEELPWHSTISRTRQLFPECVFEEVFTRVLALCVEKGMVGGHTQAIDSAPVKANASMDTLELKVPEEELDEHLRKVRALSSMDREEPHRKSKNDRSDKGQRSVTANKKELDAVKGRTKKWAKDQDQRPGAGNKGSKYTSNKTHYSPTDPDARISVKPGKARKLNYLSQLSVDTAHHVITDIRAYHADGKDNQQLPDIVKRLKKRLWEQGLVWENCVADTGYSSGENYRFLEERNLKSFIPPHGTYKGGPDGFVYVEEHDHYICPRGKVIPFTKVFLDSRTRTKKKEYRARKHVCLGCPIRERCLGKSAQEKKFSVTYYRDEYERNIARVESPQGRHMKGKRQSTVEPVFGTLTQFMGLRKINTIGLAQANKGMHLSAMAYNLKKYLKFEQKRSKSGAGQLTLATLSKSTLGFLFGAPGEHPKFNLH; encoded by the coding sequence ATGCAGGGAAAAAAGGATTACCAAGAAAAGCTGTTCGCCCATTTCCAGTTGAGCGAACGGATTCCGAAGGACAATTTCTACAGGCGTTTGAAAAGCGCCATCGATTTGGATTTCCTCTACAAACTGACCAAGGGATATTATGGCGATAGCGGCCAGAAGAGCATCGACCCGGTCGTGTTCTTCAAACTATGTCTGGTGTGCTATCTGGAGAACATCATCAGCGACCGCAAGCTTATCGACCATTGTTCGATGCGCTTGGACATCCTCTATTTTATCGGTTACGGTATCGACGAGGAACTTCCCTGGCACAGTACGATAAGCAGGACGCGGCAGCTGTTCCCGGAGTGCGTTTTCGAGGAGGTCTTCACAAGGGTATTGGCCCTGTGCGTTGAAAAAGGAATGGTCGGCGGCCACACCCAGGCCATCGACTCGGCACCGGTGAAGGCCAATGCGAGCATGGATACCCTGGAGCTGAAGGTGCCCGAAGAGGAACTGGACGAACACCTAAGAAAGGTACGTGCTCTCAGTTCGATGGACAGGGAGGAGCCGCACAGAAAGTCCAAGAACGACAGGTCCGACAAGGGACAGCGCAGCGTGACCGCCAACAAGAAGGAACTCGATGCGGTAAAGGGTCGCACCAAGAAGTGGGCCAAGGACCAGGACCAACGTCCCGGTGCGGGAAACAAAGGTTCGAAATACACAAGTAACAAAACGCATTACAGTCCCACGGACCCCGATGCCAGGATAAGCGTCAAGCCGGGCAAGGCGCGCAAGCTGAACTACCTCTCACAACTGAGCGTGGATACGGCACACCATGTCATAACGGATATCAGGGCCTACCATGCCGATGGGAAGGACAACCAACAGCTTCCCGATATCGTCAAGAGACTTAAGAAACGGTTGTGGGAGCAAGGACTTGTATGGGAGAACTGCGTGGCGGACACCGGCTACAGTAGCGGGGAGAACTACCGTTTTCTAGAAGAAAGGAACCTTAAAAGTTTCATTCCACCGCACGGTACGTATAAGGGCGGCCCCGATGGTTTTGTGTACGTTGAAGAACATGACCATTATATATGCCCCCGGGGCAAGGTGATCCCTTTTACCAAAGTTTTCCTTGACAGTCGCACCAGGACAAAGAAGAAGGAGTACCGTGCGCGGAAACATGTCTGCCTGGGCTGCCCCATACGGGAACGGTGCCTGGGCAAGTCGGCACAGGAGAAGAAGTTCAGCGTTACCTATTACCGTGATGAGTATGAAAGGAACATAGCAAGGGTCGAAAGCCCGCAGGGCAGGCACATGAAGGGCAAGCGGCAAAGTACGGTCGAGCCCGTGTTCGGCACGCTCACACAGTTCATGGGGCTACGAAAGATAAATACCATCGGCCTCGCACAGGCGAACAAAGGCATGCATCTGTCCGCTATGGCCTACAACTTGAAAAAGTACCTTAAGTTCGAACAAAAACGCTCGAAAAGCGGGGCGGGCCAACTCACTTTGGCCACTTTGTCGAAAAGCACCCTTGGGTTCCTCTTCGGGGCTCCGGGCGAGCATCCGAAATTTAACCTTCACTAA